A stretch of Scheffersomyces stipitis CBS 6054 chromosome 2, complete sequence DNA encodes these proteins:
- the ALS4 gene encoding Aglutinin-Like Serine rich hypothetical protein encodes MLVNKYLAASTSLLSMVVALAIDQDIPQTTVVSTWTGTRTATDTEDDYVGGGTITVIDEINPTTTITSTWTGTFTTTETITDTVGGTDTVVVEVPTSYGPNPTTTITSTWTGTFTTSETLTDTPGGTDTVVVEVPTSYGPNPTTTITSTWTGTFTTSETLTDTPGGTDTVVVEVPTSYGPNPTTTITSTWTGTFTTTETITDTVGGTDTVVVEVPTSYGPNPTTTITSTWTGTFTTTETITDTVGGTDTVVVEVPTSYGPNPTTTITSTWTGTFTTTETITDTVGGTDTVVVEVPTSYGPNPTTTITSTWTGTFTTTETITDTVGGTDTVVVEVPTSYPTSKNTTSIEPSYITSIITKTEANGYLTTYTTTDTTTEFVTAPCITTTIVTTGPQGEVTTYITTTTGSTVTEIISEPCVTTTIVTTGLQGEVTTYVTTTAPGYTTTESGPTATVTITGPNGSISTYVTTSPSTVTAPGHNSTVTITGPNGNNTTVVPTVQAPEPTTLFTTGPNGTTSTIVTFASVVTDSPSAEVYTIAHTVTGTNDILSTILTAITISPASPAPSSPAPDFASNYTIPSVPVYEGSANFMRSTFSVATLLCLAVTFIV; translated from the coding sequence ATGTTAGTAAACAAGTACTTGGCTGCATCCACCTCGCTTTTATCTATGGTAGTGGCCCTCGCCATCGACCAAGATATCCCTCAAACCACTGTCGTCTCTACCTGGACTGGTACAAGAACAGCTACAGACACCGAAGATGATTATGTTGGCGGTGGAACTATAACTGTAATCGATGAAATAAACCCTACTACTACTAtcacttcaacttggaccgGTACTTTTACCACCACTGAAACTATCACCGATACTGTTGGTGGAACTGATACTGTcgtagttgaagttccaacGCTGTATGGACCAAACCCTACTACTACTAtcacttcaacttggaccgGTACTTTCACTACTTCTGAAACATTGACTGACACcccaggtggaactgatactgttgtagttgaagttccaacGCTGTATGGACCAAACCCTACTACTACTAtcacttcaacttggaccgGTACTTTCACTACTTCTGAAACATTGACTGACACcccaggtggaactgatactgttgtagttgaagttccaacGCTGTATGGACCAAATCCTACTACTACTAtcacttcaacttggaccgGTACTTTTACCACCACTGAAACTATCACCGATACTGTTGGTGGAACTGATACTGTcgtagttgaagttccaacGCTGTATGGACCAAACCCTACTACTACTAtcacttcaacttggaccgGTACTTTTACCACCACTGAAACTATCACCGATACTGTTGGTGGAACTGATACTGTcgtagttgaagttccaacGCTGTATGGACCAAACCCTACTACTACTAtcacttcaacttggaccgGTACTTTTACCACCACTGAAACTATCACCGATACTGTTGGTGGAACTGATACTGTcgtagttgaagttccaacGCTGTATGGACCAAACCCTACTACTACTAtcacttcaacttggaccgGTACTTTTACCACCACTGAAACTATCACCGATACTGTTggtggaactgacactgtcgtagttgaagttccaacTAGCTACCCAACCTCCAAAAATACGACTAGCATAGAACCCTCTTACattacttctattatcacAAAAACTGAAGCAAATGGATATTTAACAACCTACACCACAACTGACACCACCACAGAATTTGTTACTGCGCCATGCATTACGACCACAATTGTAACTACTGGTCCGCAAGGTGAGGTAACCACGTACATAACTACTACCACTGGTTCCACTGTTACTGAAATCATTAGTGAACCATGTGTAACCACTACAATTGTTACAACTGGTCTACAGGGAGAAGTTACCACCTATGTTACCACTACAGCTCCTGGTTACACTACAACTGAATCCGGTCCTACAGCTACTGTTACCATTACTGGTCCAAATGGTTCAATTAGTACATATGTAACTACCTCTCCATCTACTGTTACAGCACCAGGTCATAACTCAACTGTCACAATTACTGGACCAAACGGCAATAACACTACTGTCGTTCCAACTGTTCAAGCACCAGAGCCTACCACGTTATTCACCACAGGTCCAAATGGAACCACGTCCACGATTGTTACATTTGCCTCAGTAGTGACTGATTCTCCTTCGGCTGAAGTCTACACCATTGCCCACACAGTAACTGGAACTAATGATATTCTTTCGACAATCCTCACTGCTATCACCATTTCACCTGCCTCTCCAGCCCCATCCTCCCCAGCTCCAGATTTTGCCTCCAACTACACCATCCCCTCTGTCCCAGTTTATGAGGGTTCTGCTAACTTCATGAGATCCACATTCTCGGTTGCCACTCTTTTATGTTTAGCTGTGACATTCATTGTTTAG